A single window of Saccharomyces kudriavzevii IFO 1802 strain IFO1802 genome assembly, chromosome: 16 DNA harbors:
- the RTT10 gene encoding tRNA (34-2'-O)-methyltransferase regulator RTT10 (similar to Saccharomyces cerevisiae RTT10 (YPL183C); ancestral locus Anc_6.177) → MKNVSHYGPALCVKFHNDYVLAGYGPFIHVYDYRSGTLVNKCRLFHCNKVHGISVSTEGEVLTYGARSVSVVKLEHVLKKDSLVHSERMNSDWVTFGEFSFDRSQIYLLTCYNKVLICDFDCEVLSSKSLGGERSILYSGIIKVFGPYKVYINAGTVMGGVIVWDLFSETQIHNLLGHEGSIFYVNLSNNGRFLASCSDDRSIRLWDLHTGKELSVGWSHTARIWNLKFFDNDTKLISVSEDSTCRIWNIVESREKIAELFISNVYEVHLTKSIWGVDVKEDDMIAVTSGNDGRLKLIDLLQLERNGDEETSFTLDDISQQCDIVFAQNESVKGFQGFSFGVVVITSSGKILQFSDVTKQWKLLLIDEKFVSYPITNGIQTQNIVVFSNSKSDIRMVKFSEKGSDIIQTEEFHVDELSKMNNCLVTEYSDNSFLLTLQSPNPRDKFLCLEISSQDLKIKAKHSFDKPENFASSCLASFQNYILVGSRFSTVVIYNLLDDNEEPFIIRRLSPGDTTTSIKFVENKNGSAVFSVTNRDGYYVFIEVRKSHSENLHCHLSYKVLHSNKMMKGYLEGAFFNPDGEYITYGFKSSLFYLYNETNCYELASEVCGGAHRLWKLCAVNNGHLLMYIKASRFHLRKIYNSIVPETLEKGIHGREIRDISICPSASDNTNKNFKNGHIFCTASEDTTLKLGYFSNKTGEVKNFWTQRKHVSGLQRCQFINNKLMISSSAREELFLWELNDKYNKRPYITIRQILPTSTNNPDLRIMDFDVKFVHQSNDFILATVYSDSTIKIWHYKENENKFELVMQGRYKTCCLFNIAFIALKDQLLVVVSPTNGYLVVYNVTEFIPFTIDATSSDLVDTRLGTAISNLPAPVSQLQVHQSGIKSLDYVVDSTRTSAAILTGGDDNGLGLSSLVLDNTNTAVLKISDFITAAASSTITSGMLINGGEEAITTSVDQVIRTWKITAGKLSLAERERTTVADTGSLDVITNHGDTDFDKTLLIGGVGLSIWKK, encoded by the coding sequence atgaagaatgtgTCTCACTATGGTCCAGCACTATGTGTAAAATTCCACAATGACTATGTTCTGGCTGGTTATGGGCCTTTCATTCATGTCTACGACTACCGTTCTGGCACTTTGGTTAACAAATGTAGGTTGTTTCATTGTAATAAAGTCCATGGAATTAGCGTCTCCACTGAAGGAGAAGTTTTAACTTATGGTGCGAGATCAGTATCAGTGGTGAAACTTGAACacgttttgaagaaagacTCATTAGTGCATTCAGAAAGGATGAACTCAGATTGGGTTACCTTCGGAGAATTTAGTTTTGACAGGTCACAAATATATTTACTAACTTGTTATAATAAGGTATTGATCTGTGATTTTGATTGCGAAGTGCTTTCGAGCAAATCTTTAGGAGGTGAAAGATCCATTCTATATTCCGGTATAATTAAAGTTTTCGGTCCATATAAGGTGTATATCAACGCTGGTACCGTTATGGGTGGTGTCATCGTTTGGGACCTATTTTCAGAGACCCAAATCCACAACTTACTGGGTCATGAAGGTTCTATCTTTTACGTTAATTTGAGTAACAACGGGAGGTTCTTAGCCAGTTGCTCTGATGATAGATCAATTAGACTGTGGGATTTACATACCGGTAAGGAGCTGTCTGTCGGGTGGAGCCATACAGCGAGAATTTGGaatttaaagtttttcGATAACGATACAAAATTAATTAGTGTTTCAGAAGATTCTACGTGTCGTATATGGAATATTGTCGAATCACGCGAAAAGATTGCTGAACTATTCATATCCAATGTTTATGAAGTGCATTTAACCAAGAGTATTTGGGGCGTTGATGTCAAAGAAGACGATATGATAGCTGTGACTTCTGGAAATGATGGTCGGTTGAAGTTAATTGATCTGCTTCAGTTGGAAAGAAATGGTGATGAAGAGACATCATTTACATTGGATGATATCAGCCAACAATGTGATATCGTTTTTGCACAGAATGAAAGTGTTAAGGGTTTCCAGGGGTTTTCATTTGGAGTGGTTGTCATCACTTCATCCGgtaaaattcttcaattcagTGATGTTACCAAACAATGGAAGTTATTACtgattgatgaaaaatttgtttcatACCCAATTACAAATGGGATCCAAACGCAAAATATTGTAGTTTTCTCCAACAGTAAGAGTGATATTCGCATGGTCAAATTCAGCGAAAAGGGCAGTGACATAATTCAGACTGAAGAATTTCATGTGGATGAACTTTCTAAGATGAATAACTGCCTCGTAACTGAATACAGTGATAATTCGTTTTTATTAACTTTACAATCCCCAAACCCTCGAGATAAGTTTTTGTGTCTAGAAATAAGCTCTCAGGACTTGAAAATCAAAGCCAAGCACAGTTTCGATAAGCCTGAAAACTTCGCCTCCTCGTGTTTAGCTTCTTTCCAAAACTATATTCTGGTTGGATCACGTTTTAGTACAGTGGTAATTTACAACTTACTTGATGATAATGAGGAGCCTTTTATAATCAGAAGATTAAGCCCCGGTGATACCACCACTTCAATCAAATTCgtggaaaataaaaatggcTCTGCCGTTTTCTCTGTAACTAATAGGGATGGCTATtatgtttttattgaagTGAGGAAAAGCCATTCTGAAAACCTTCACTGCCATCTCTCTTACAAGGTTTTGCATTCCAATAAGATGATGAAAGGTTATTTGGAGGGCGCTTTCTTCAATCCAGACGGTGAGTATATTACTTATGGGTTCAAGTCTAGCTTATTCTATCTCTACAATGAGACGAACTGTTACGAGTTGGCCAGTGAAGTGTGTGGTGGTGCCCACCGTCTTTGGAAGCTCTGTGCGGTTAATAATGGACATCTATTGATGTATATCAAGGCATCCCGCTTCCATctaagaaaaatttataacTCCATTGTTCCCGAAACTTTGGAGAAGGGTATTCACGGAAGAGAAATTAGAGATATTTCAATTTGTCCAAGTGCCAGCGACAACACGAATAAGAATTTTAAAAATGGTCACATATTCTGTACCGCATCTGAAGATACTACACTTAAGTTGGGATATTTCAGTAACAAAACTGGTGAagtaaaaaatttttggactCAGAGAAAACATGTTTCTGGGTTACAACGTTGCCAATTCATTAATAACaaattgatgatatcaTCCTCAGCCAGAGAAGAGCTGTTTTTGTGGGAATTGAATGATAAATACAACAAGCGACCATATATTACAATACGGCAGATATTACCTACATCCACTAATAATCCAGATTTAAGAATCATGGATTTTGATGTTAAGTTCGTACACCAATCGAATGACTTCATATTAGCCACTGTTTATTCTGACTCAACCATAAAGATCTGGCATtataaggaaaatgaaaacaagtTTGAGCTGGTCATGCAAGGTCGTTACAAGACGTGCTGTTTATTCAACATAGCATTTATTGCACTGAAAGATCAACTTCTCGTCGTCGTCTCGCCGACCAATGGATATCTGGTTGTTTATAATGTGACGGAATTTATACCATTCACCATTGATGCTACTTCTAGCGATTTGGTCGACACTAGATTGGGAACTGctatttcaaatcttccaGCCCCCGTATCACAGTTGCAAGTACATCAATCTGGTATCAAATCCTTGGATTATGTTGTTGATTCGACAAGAACTTCGGCAGCGATTTTGACAGGTGGCGATGACAACGGCTTGGGGCTGAGCAGCTTGGTGTTAGATAACACAAATACGgcagttttgaaaataagTGACTTTATCACTGCGGCTGCTTCCTCGACGATAACATCGGGTATGCTGATCAATGGCGGTGAAGAAGCGATTACCACATCGGTTGATCAAGTGATACGCACCTGGAAAATCACGGCAGGGAAGCTTTCATTGGCAGAGAGGGAGCGTACCACCGTGGCAGACACAGGGTCACTAGATGTCATCACCAATCATGGTGACACTGATTTCGACAAGACATTACTGATTGGAGGTGTCGGTCTATCCATCTGGAAGAAATGA
- the CTI6 gene encoding Cti6p (similar to Saccharomyces cerevisiae CTI6 (YPL181W); ancestral locus Anc_6.173), with protein sequence METTTVVPTHSVTENEGMEKVNTTAADQPADITTTSTTDLLESVREDSVKHEGAHMEDEDGEGEDEEGETRCICGELDTPDDSGFFIQCEQCSAWQHGYCVSITQDNAPDKYWCEQCRSELHQLFTTDTGEPRSIYKPVQEKKRQSRRRARNAVSGNPENTNEVEKSLKNTSNTDDNIDDIGDEEDEVDEDESSSLALAKDVNSRSGRRRRRNSTDDISTDHNSLDAGDSDKKLQDRKRATFMAREEKQYQRMLEKALKESRRTSHQDDPELDENNGNNNEADAVVQDGNARLQTGIALTEAKPDLITNQDLKVTMESSKESSMEKSKDVEKEVGQEKESSMSSVQDAEKTGEPLLPLTSISSSEDDSRKASSSRGSKRVSKPVRKSNRTRRSNTNLDANQSRKSADIGTDKPVKPRLPPQRTSLNEMRRRVSAILEFISRTQWELSEDQSDREEFVRFVENQHFVEKVDAIYNGYKESLSMMDDLTRELLLWEKKYSKNANVIQ encoded by the coding sequence ATGgaaacaacaacagtagTACCCACACACTCCGTAACAGAAAACGAAGGTATGGAGAAAGTAAATACCACCGCAGCTGATCAACCCGCGGATATCacaacaacatcaacaacagATTTGCTTGAAAGCGTACGGGAGGACAGCGTAAAACATGAAGGTGCCCAcatggaagatgaagatgggGAAGgggaagatgaagaaggtgaaaCTCGGTGTATATGTGGTGAGCTCGATACCCCTGATGACTCTGGgtttttcattcaatgTGAACAGTGTAGTGCCTGGCAGCATGGCTATTGCGTAAGCATCACACAAGACAATGCCCCTGATAAATATTGGTGTGAGCAGTGCAGATCGGAACTACACCAGCTCTTCACTACAGACACTGGTGAACCCAGGTCAATTTATAAGCCTGTtcaggaaaagaaaagacaatcaagaagaagggCACGAAATGCTGTTTCAGGTAACCCTGAGAATACCAATGAGGTGGAGAAGAGCCTCAAGAATACCAGTAATACTGACGACAACATCGATGATATcggtgatgaagaagatgaagtaGACGAAGATGAGTCTTCAAGTTTAGCTTTAGCTAAAGACGTCAATTCAAGATCAGGtagaagaaggagaaggaaTTCAACGGATGATATCTCCACAGATCATAATTCCCTGGACGCTGGGGACAGTGACAAAAAGTTACAGGATAGGAAAAGGGCTACTTTCATGGCAAGAGAAGAGAAACAATACCAAAGGATGCTAGAAAAAGCCTTAAAAGAAAGCAGGAGGACATCTCACCAAGATGATCCTGAACTGGACGAGAATAAtggtaataataatgaagcTGATGCTGTCGTTCAGGACGGTAATGCTAGACTACAAACAGGCATTGCGCTAACGGAAGCTAAACCAGATTTAATAACAAATCAGGATTTGAAGGTTACAATGGAGTCATCTAAGGAATCATCGatggaaaaatcaaaagatgTGGAGAAAGAAGTTGGCCAGGAGAAGGAATCTTCAATGAGTTCCGTGCAGGATGCTGAAAAGACAGGCGAACCTCTTTTACCTTTAACCTCCATATCTTCTTCCGAAGATGACTCAAGGAAAGCTAGTTCTTCAAGGGGTTCTAAAAGAGTTTCCAAACCAGTAAGAAAGAGCAATAGAACGCGTCGAAGCAATACAAATTTAGATGCCAACCAAAGTAGGAAAAGCGCTGATATAGGCACGGACAAACCAGTGAAGCCCAGATTGCCGCCACAGAGGACTTCATTGAACGAAATGAGAAGAAGGGTGTCTGCTATTCTGGAATTCATTTCCAGAACACAATGGGAATTGAGTGAAGATCAGTCCGATCGAGAAGAATTTGTACGGTTCGTTGAAAACCAACATTTCGTAGAAAAAGTAGATGCCATCTACAACGGTTATAAAGAAAGTTTGTCTATGATGGATGATTTGACTAGAGAATTGCTACTGtgggagaaaaaatattcgaAAAATGCTAATGTCATTCAATGA
- the TCO89 gene encoding Tco89p (similar to Saccharomyces cerevisiae TCO89 (YPL180W); ancestral locus Anc_6.175): protein MAHRGRTLKSDADTTSPNTSTVSHQSKPFRQFSTRSRAKSNASFKGLRRVLTHDGTLDGDYFNKHNISQKCKSSDALFRKRTISGLNMTALTRVKSNQGRRSASFHSPVHSTLLSPKSSSHSNSGSGGFGLKPRRSKSTQSVLSLRDAQKFNDSGSTTDEEVECFSEDDTENAKVDNDRISTKHIMPETEENVPNLVYNKSQSPDPIEEQEEDKSPSDESKNCKAVSLLLPRLSSDDYFRESSRSTEHQNAGDSSTSSTETKLNEIDEEESSNTVEEADVDGESGHSQKLNVSSMKADDNISREPYNENEEKILDIGNTLAAHKSNQKPSHSDERFDQEDHIDAPRSNSSRKSDSSFMSLRRQSSKQHKLLNKEEDLIKPGNIPSSDNNTEDIEGHNLLENYAPNVILSQSTGVERRFENSSSIQNSLEKEIHSSGAHMTSNGTFNDLDNDKLANDTKNVCRSKLGQSIPNPNNAFPTATSINSKDNNVPQHSFSTSISSLTNNLRRAAPESFHGSSRINSIFHKKSNQNLLLRSSDAGKNAAAPNSPLSNEHSVTNTNVSGNIDGPPNFGAKFNSFAQFLKSDGIDAESRTQRKLWLQRENSIMDLSSQNGGSDSIFMAGNIDAKREFERISHEYSNVKRFYNPLDEALLRVEPTIAGNANKIKKKSQNDGQSIAHSNGTSDHKDGDDSLFANYDKKFDDLYPHLANAKVQSVLSNIWKNESYLFNKDVNPINKNRTPSTSHTVNHNVSQNARSLLRGPMGSSTTLHHQRVINSLQPTTRAVNRRMENVGYMHTQPQQR from the coding sequence ATGGCGCATAGAGGAAGAACTTTAAAATCGGACGCAGACACAACATCTCCTAATACATCAACCGTATCACACCAGTCCAAGCCCTTTAGACAATTTTCGACTAGATCAAGAGCCAAGAGTAACGCAAGTTTTAAAGGTTTGCGTAGAGTTTTAACTCATGACGGCACGCTGGATGGTGATTATTTTAATAAGCATAAcatttctcaaaaatgTAAGAGTTCTGATGCTCTTTTCAGAAAGCGGACAATTAGTGGACTGAATATGACAGCTTTGACAAGAGTAAAGTCCAACCAAGGGAGAAGATCAGCTTCCTTTCATAGTCCTGTGCATAGTACACTGCTTAGCCCGAAGAGCAGTAGTCATTCTAATTCCGGGAGCGGTGGTTTTGGCTTAAAACCACGAAGAAGTAAAAGTACACAATCTGTTCTGAGTCTTCGAGATGCCCAAAAATTCAACGATAGTGGATCTACTACAGATGAAGAGGTGGAATGCTTTTCCGAAGATGATACAGAGAATGCGAAGGTAGATAATGATAGAATAAGTACTAAACATATTATGCctgaaacagaagaaaacgTACCAAATTTAGTTTATAATAAATCACAGTCACCAGATCCAATTgaggaacaagaagaagataaatcTCCCAGTGATGAAAGTAAAAACTGTAAAGCTGTATCCCTACTGCTGCCTCGTTTATCATCTGATGATTATTTTAGAGAATCAAGCAGATCTACGGAACACCAAAATGCTGGAGACTCATCAACAAGTTCAACGGAAACAAAATTAAATGAAatcgatgaagaggaaTCGTCAAATACAGTGGAAGAAGCTGACGTTGATGGCGAATCTGGCCACtctcaaaaattgaacgtttcatcaatgaaagCAGACGATAATATCTCACGTGAACcatataatgaaaatgaggaaaaaattcttgacATCGGTAACACACTCGCTGCACATAAAAGCAATCAAAAACCGAGCCATTCAGATGAACGatttgatcaagaagacCACATTGATGCTCCCAGAAGtaattcttcaagaaaaagcgATTCAAGTTTTATGTCCTTGAGAAGACAAAGTTCGAAACAACACAAACTACTtaacaaagaagaagatcttATAAAACCCGGCAATATTCCTTCCAGTGACAATAACACTGAGGATATTGAAGGGCATAATTTGTTGGAAAATTACGCGCCTAATGTGATACTTTCTCAATCGACTGGAGTTGAGCgtagatttgaaaattcatcatccaTCCAAAACTCACTTGAGAAGGAAATTCACAGTTCAGGAGCACACATGACCTCAAATGGTACCTTTAACGACCTAGACAATGATAAATTAGCTAATGACACGAAAAATGTTTGCCGATCTAAACTTGGCCAAAGTATACCTAACCCTAATAATGCTTTTCCCACTGCCACTAGCATCAATAGTAAAGATAATAATGTCCCTCAGCATAGTTTTTCGACCTCTATATCAAGCTTGACAAATAATTTAAGAAGGGCTGCTCCCGAAAGTTTTCATGGCTCATCAAGAATTAATAGTATTTTccataaaaaaagtaacCAGAATTTGCTTTTAAGGTCTAGTGATGCTGGCAAAAACGCAGCAGCTCCAAACTCTCCATTATCCAATGAACATTCTGTTACGAATACGAATGTCAGCGGTAACATAGACGGTCCACCTAACTTTGGTGCCAAATTTAATAGTTTTGCCCAGTTCCTTAAATCTGATGGCATTGATGCAGAATCAAGAACGCAAAGAAAACTATGGCTGCAGAGAGAAAACTCCATCATGGATTTAAGCTCACAAAACGGCGGTAGTGATTCGATTTTTATGGCAGGAAATATCGATGCGAAAAGGGAGTTTGAAAGAATATCTCATGAATATTCTAACGTGAAAAGATTCTACAACCCATTAGATGAAGCATTGTTAAGAGTGGAGCCTACAATTGCAGGGAACgcaaacaaaataaagaaaaaaagccagAACGATGGACAATCGATCGCTCATTCCAATGGTACATCAGATCACAAGGATGGGGATGATTCACTTTTTGCTAATTACGACAAGAAGTTTGATGACCTTTATCCACATCTTGCAAATGCAAAAGTCCAATCAGTATTGTCGAACATATGGAAAAACGAAAGTTACTTATTCAACAAAGACGTCAACCCAATTAACAAAAATAGAACGCCGAGTACAAGCCACACCGTGAACCACAACGTTTCACAGAATGCGCGTAGCTTACTAAGGGGTCCAATGGGTTCTAGTACCACATTGCATCACCAGCGTGTGATTAATTCTCTGCAACCAACTACAAGAGCGGTGAATCGCAGAATGGAGAATGTTGGCTACATGCACACACAGCCACAACAAAGGTGA
- the PPQ1 gene encoding protein-serine/threonine phosphatase (similar to Saccharomyces cerevisiae PPQ1 (YPL179W); ancestral locus Anc_6.172), giving the protein MRRSPSRSNNNFAVPNCSTNSNSSQQQLTTPSDDLNSNEPNDPDDSRSLPTIKKFNNKHSINNYNNTLASAAKNNNNKRASNDNMPVSGENAHKQKIYTKDENLKSLYLDIDVSVAEALSSSTAAPKLINTARTSSTTTATTSNNILTSPSYRESNYSSPSSYSFSSYYSSATSASSSTSSFLKSSGLSSRVKSPPSSARAGSFGIPSSPTSGVPNTKSGKKPIFLRRYSHDTSSSEGLDIDIAIEKLIQAGESRDITKNPKKRSFPFHSWEIQLICYRAREIFLNQPTLLRLQAPIKIVGDVHGQFNDLLRILKLSGVPSETNYLFLGDYVDRGKNSLETILLLLCYKIKYRDNFFMLRGNHESANVTKMYGFYDECKRRLSSKVWKMFVDVFNTLPLAAIIQDKIFCVHGGISPDLHNMKQVEKIARPTDIPESGLVTDLLWSDPDPQVPDWSENDRGVSYTFSKRNVLDFCAKFKFDLIIRGHMVVEDGYEFFARKKLVTIFSAPNYCGEFQNWGAVMSVTTGMMCSFELLKPRALKNKKNLNKKRA; this is encoded by the coding sequence ATGAGAAGAAGCCCGTCCAGATCGAATAATAACTTTGCAGTACCGAATTGCTCAACTAATTCTAACTCTAGTCAGCAACAATTAACTACACCTTCAGATGACCTCAACAGTAACGAACCTAATGACCCCGATGATAGTAGGTCTCTACCTACtatcaagaaattcaataatAAACATTCTATAAACAATTACAATAACACTTTAGCATCAGCTgcaaaaaacaataacaataaacgGGCAAGCAATGATAATATGCCTGTTTCCGGCGAAAATGCTCATAAACAGAAAATATACACCAAAGATGAGAACTTAAAGAGCTTGTACTTAGATATCGATGTTTCAGTGGCTGAGGCCCTGTCTTCATCAACAGCAGCTCCGAAATTGATCAATACCGCAAGAACATCCTCTACCACCACTGCCACTACTTCAAATAACATCTTGACATCCCCCTCTTATCGTGAGTCAAATTATTCTTCCCCATCCTCATattcgttttcttcttacTACTCGTCCGCTACATCTGCTTCTTCGTCAACATcctcatttttgaaatcgtCGGGGCTGTCATCCAGAGTTAAATCACCACCGTCTTCCGCAAGAGCAGGTTCTTTCGGTATTCCTTCGTCTCCAACGTCTGGGGTACCTAATACTAAAAGTGGCAAGAAACCTATATTTTTGAGACGATATTCTCATGATACCTCTTCAAGCGAAGGTCTTGATATCGACATTgccattgaaaaactcATCCAGGCGGGTGAATCAAGAGACATTACGAAGAATCCCAAGAAAAGGAGCTTTCCGTTCCATTCTTGGGAAATTCAACTTATTTGTTATCGTGCaagagaaatatttttgaatcaaCCTACTTTATTACGGTTGCAAGCGCCTATTAAAATTGTTGGTGACGTTCATGGACAATTCAATGACCTCTTGaggattttgaaattgtctGGTGTGCCATCTGAGACTAACTACTTGTTTTTGGGTGATTATGTTGACCGTGGTAAAAATTCATTGGAAACCATACTATTGTTACTATGCTATAAGATTAAGTATAGGGACAATTTCTTTATGCTGAGGGGAAACCATGAATCTGCTAATGTTACAAAGATGTACGGTTTTTATGATGAATGTAAAAGGCGATTGAGTTCAAAAGTATGGAAAATGTTCGTCGATGTATTCAACACTTTGCCATTAGCTGCTATTATTCAAGATAAGATCTTTTGCGTCCATGGAGGTATTTCGCCTGATTTACACAATATGAAACAGGTCGAGAAAATTGCAAGACCAACGGATATTCCGGAAAGCGGATTAGTTACCGATCTATTGTGGAGTGATCCAGATCCTCAGGTCCCTGATTGGTCGGAAAATGACCGTGGTGTTTCATAcacattttcaaaaagaaatgtcCTTGATTTCTGTGCAAAATTTAAGTTTGATTTAATAATCAGGGGGCATATGGTCGTGGAGGATGGCTATGAGTTTTTTGccagaaaaaaacttgtCACAATCTTCTCAGCACCCAATTACTGTGGGGAATTTCAAAACTGGGGAGCAGTGATGAGCGTCACGACAGGTATGATGTGTAGCTTTGAACTGTTAAAGCCGCGCGCActaaagaataaaaaaaatttaaataaaaagagaGCGTAA
- the CBC2 gene encoding nuclear cap-binding protein subunit CBC2 (similar to Saccharomyces cerevisiae CBC2 (YPL178W); ancestral locus Anc_6.171) has protein sequence MSLEEFDEVKYDHSTKRLDTPSKYLLRKARRNPNGLQELRESMKSSTIYAGNLSFYTSEEQIYELFSKCGTIKRIIMGLDRFKFTPCGFCFIIYSCPDEALNALKYLSDTKLDEKTITIDLDPGFEDGRQFGRGKSGGQVSDELRFDFDASRGGFAIPFAERVGVPHSRFDNSSNSQSNTNDYIPPPDAMGTFRPGFDEEREDDNYIPQ, from the coding sequence atgtctttggaagaatttgacGAAGTCAAATATGATCACTCAACCAAACGTCTAGATACCCCATCAAAATATCTACTGCGTAAGGCGAGAAGAAACCCCAATGGGTTGCAAGAACTGCGTGAGTCGATGAAATCCTCCACCATTTATGCAGGAAATCTTTCATTTTACACATCAGAGGAGCAAATTTACGAGTTATTCAGTAAATGTGGtacaataaaaagaataattatGGGTTTAGATCGTTTCAAGTTTACGCCATGTGgcttttgttttattatatatagTTGTCCGGATGAGGCATTGAATGcattaaaatatttgtcCGATACAAAGTTAGACGAAAAGACAATCACCATTGATTTGGATCCTGGTTTTGAAGATGGTAGACAATTTGGCCGTGGTAAGAGCGGTGGCCAAGTCAGTGACGAGTTaagatttgattttgatgcCTCCAGAGGTGGGTTTGCTATTCCATTTGCAGAGCGTGTTGGTGTACCACATTCCAGATTCGATAACAGCAGTAATTCACAATCTAATACTAATGATTATATTCCTCCTCCTGATGCAATGGGTACTTTCAGACCCGGTTTCGATGAAGAAAGGGAAGACGATAACTACATCCCCCAATAA
- the CUP9 gene encoding Cup9p (similar to Saccharomyces cerevisiae TOS8 (YGL096W) and CUP9 (YPL177C); ancestral locus Anc_6.170) — MNYNCEIQNRNSDSVDNQVSLPPIQVLFNSIEGRSVPKLAFSNTEYAHNKLRSSSVEEQTYPAPVLLPQLPVSYPALNPGVKTNAISTTATPTTQFPLEGRNESEAVLENVKPCYKSAPIYEIINKETDMLTQVKRSIPDFEDSKSKRKQNSGRRSNLPKETVQILNTWLLNHLNNPYPTQQEKRELLIKTGLTKIQLSNWFINVRRRKIFSDYYTLVNSFPNDNANNTPMEQAQNASVYHNTLTAANNTTYDATSTCSTDYELSKRFAHAPVTRRKKLIDRLEELKKLSNPDMN; from the coding sequence ATGAATTATAACTGCGAAATACAGAACAGAAACAGTGATAGTGTTGACAATCAGGTCAGTTTGCCCCCTATTCAAGTTCTGTTCAACTCTATAGAAGGACGGAGTGTGCCCAAGCTAGCCTTTTCAAATACAGAATATGCACACAATAAGCTACGGTCCAGTAGTGTCGAAGAACAAACCTATCCCGCGCCTGTGCTATTGCCGCAGCTTCCGGTCTCGTATCCCGCACTCAATCCCGGTGTCAAGACCAACGCTATTTCCACTACTGCAACTCCTACTACGCAATTCCCACTTGAGGGTAGAAACGAATCAGAAGCGGTGTTGGAGAATGTAAAGCCGTGCTACAAATCTGCTCCAATCTACGAAATAATCAATAAGGAAACGGATATGCTCACACAGGTCAAGAGGTCAATTCcagattttgaagattctAAGTCGAAGAGAAAGCAGAATTCGGGCAGAAGGTCCAATCTACCAAAAGAAACGGTGCAAATATTGAATACCTGGTTGCTAAACCATCTGAATAATCCCTACCCTAcacaacaagaaaagagggAATTGCTTATCAAAACCGGGCTGACCAAAATTCAACTGTCCAATTGGTTCATAAATGTGAGgagaaggaaaatattCAGTGATTATTATACCCTAGTAAACTCGTTCCCTAATGACAATGCTAACAATACCCCAATGGAACAAGCACAGAATGCTTCAGTATACCATAACACATTAACAGCTGCAAATAACACCACATACGATGCCACGTCAACCTGTTCTACTGATTATGAATTATCCAAGAGATTTGCTCATGCCCCAGTTACGCGGCGTAAGAAATTGATCGATAGgttggaagaattgaagaagctgTCCAACCCCGATATGAATTGA